One Halalkalicoccus sp. NIPERK01 genomic region harbors:
- a CDS encoding GNAT family N-acetyltransferase: MSIEIREASDPAEWNGYVERSPQGTVFHRAECVSVLADHADGRAHLLVGYKGQEPVGVFPVTAISRARITTAFSPPPGFLIPYLGPALLSNGSLKQRKAEKRHHRFVEGCLEWIEGRYAPKYTHVRTACGYADVRPLAWNGFDVTPQHTYAVELGDDEEGLLMRFSSDARSNVRNAEDDDYEIDLGGRGAIERIVDQLERRYGEQDESYLLDAGFVTDLYDRLGPDHVKPYVCRVGGEFVGGMIALADDERVYRWQGGAKSTGGLPVNDLLDWRIMREAIDAGRREYDLVGADTERLNGYKAKFNPALRTYYSTERGSRPMRMVAGIYKQFR; the protein is encoded by the coding sequence ATGAGCATCGAGATCCGCGAGGCGAGCGATCCGGCGGAGTGGAACGGGTACGTCGAGCGCTCGCCGCAGGGGACGGTGTTCCACCGCGCGGAGTGCGTCTCGGTGCTGGCCGACCACGCCGACGGCCGGGCGCACCTGCTGGTCGGCTACAAGGGCCAGGAACCCGTCGGGGTCTTCCCGGTGACGGCGATCTCGAGGGCGAGGATCACGACCGCGTTCTCGCCGCCGCCGGGCTTTCTGATCCCGTATCTCGGGCCGGCGCTCCTCTCGAACGGGAGCCTCAAACAGCGCAAGGCCGAGAAGCGCCACCACCGATTCGTCGAGGGCTGTCTGGAGTGGATCGAGGGCCGATACGCGCCCAAGTACACGCACGTCCGGACCGCCTGCGGCTACGCGGACGTGCGCCCGCTCGCGTGGAACGGGTTCGACGTCACCCCGCAACACACCTACGCGGTCGAACTCGGCGACGACGAGGAGGGACTGCTGATGCGCTTCAGCAGCGACGCGCGGAGCAACGTCCGCAACGCCGAGGACGACGACTACGAGATCGACCTCGGCGGGCGCGGGGCGATCGAGCGGATCGTCGACCAGCTCGAGCGCCGGTACGGCGAGCAGGACGAGTCCTACCTCCTCGACGCGGGGTTCGTCACCGACCTGTACGACCGCCTCGGCCCCGACCACGTCAAGCCGTACGTCTGTCGGGTCGGCGGCGAGTTCGTCGGCGGGATGATCGCGCTCGCGGACGACGAACGGGTCTACCGCTGGCAGGGCGGCGCGAAATCGACCGGCGGCCTCCCGGTCAACGACCTGCTCGACTGGCGCATCATGCGCGAGGCCATCGACGCGGGACGGCGCGAGTACGACCTCGTCGGGGCCGACACCGAGCGCCTGAACGGCTACAAGGCGAAGTTCAACCCGGCGCTTCGGACCTACTACAGCACCGAGCGCGGGAGCCGCCCGATGCGGATGGTGGCCGGGATCTACAAGCAGTTCCGGTAA
- a CDS encoding winged helix-turn-helix domain-containing protein: protein MIGNNAHEPDEPTTYAVISTDCSTLLDTLGNRSARTILTEAAGEPVGIDDLLEACEVSRTTIYRRVNDLVDLGLLEESMTLAEGNQQRRRFRTTGREITLQIGPNGFEARIRSNDSGTLSDDLLLDDASLERFRIALSGKDLRFRIETNGDEAVDETDPLQ, encoded by the coding sequence ATGATAGGCAACAACGCACACGAACCTGACGAACCGACGACGTACGCCGTGATCTCGACGGACTGTTCCACGCTTCTGGACACGCTCGGCAACCGATCCGCGCGCACGATCCTCACGGAGGCGGCCGGCGAGCCGGTGGGTATCGACGACCTCCTCGAGGCCTGCGAGGTGTCGAGAACGACGATCTACCGGCGGGTGAACGACCTCGTCGACCTCGGGTTGCTCGAGGAGTCGATGACGCTCGCGGAGGGGAACCAGCAGCGACGGCGCTTTCGAACCACGGGCCGCGAGATCACGCTCCAGATCGGCCCGAACGGGTTCGAAGCGCGGATCCGATCGAACGATTCGGGGACGCTCTCGGACGACCTGCTCCTCGACGACGCCTCGCTCGAACGGTTCCGGATCGCGCTCAGCGGCAAGGACCTGCGCTTTCGGATCGAGACGAACGGCGACGAGGCGGTCGACGAGACCGACCCCCTGCAGTGA
- the leuC gene encoding 3-isopropylmalate dehydratase large subunit, with amino-acid sequence MSEGTLYDKVWDRHAVTELPTGQTQLFVGLHLIHEVTSPQAFGMLKERDLEVAYPERTHATVDHIVPTADQSRPYGDDAAEEMMRELEANVREAGIEFDSPDTGDQGIVHVIGPEQGITQPGMTIVCGDSHTSTHGAFGALAFGIGTSQIRDVLATGTVAMEKQKVRKIEVTGELGPGVTAKDVVLTIIRKLGTEGGVGYVYEYAGEAIESLGMEGRMSICNMSIEGGARAGYVNPDETTYEWLRETDAFRDDEERFEKLKPYWESVRSDEDAEYDDVVTIDGSEIEPTVTWGTTPGQGIGITEPIPHPEELPADKQDTARRAQEHMRVSPGETMAGYGIDVAFLGSCTNARLPDLRAAAEIVRGRAVDPDVRGLVVPGSQRVQQAAEEEGVADVFREAGFEWRNAGCSMCLGMNEDQLEGDQASASSSNRNFVGRQGSKDGRTVLMSPEMVAAAAITGEVTDVRELEEVVSA; translated from the coding sequence ATGAGCGAAGGAACCCTCTACGACAAGGTCTGGGACAGACACGCGGTGACCGAACTGCCGACGGGCCAGACCCAGCTGTTCGTGGGGCTTCACCTCATCCACGAGGTGACCAGCCCGCAGGCCTTCGGCATGCTCAAGGAGCGCGACCTCGAGGTCGCCTATCCCGAGCGAACGCACGCGACCGTCGATCACATCGTCCCCACCGCCGACCAGTCACGGCCGTACGGCGACGACGCCGCCGAGGAGATGATGCGCGAACTCGAGGCGAACGTCCGCGAGGCGGGCATCGAGTTCGATAGTCCGGATACCGGCGATCAGGGGATCGTCCACGTCATCGGCCCCGAGCAGGGGATCACCCAGCCGGGGATGACGATCGTCTGTGGCGATTCGCACACCAGCACTCATGGAGCGTTCGGCGCGCTCGCGTTCGGGATCGGCACCAGCCAGATCCGCGACGTGCTCGCCACCGGTACGGTAGCGATGGAGAAACAGAAGGTCAGAAAGATCGAGGTCACGGGCGAACTCGGGCCCGGCGTCACCGCGAAGGACGTCGTCCTGACGATCATCAGGAAGTTAGGAACCGAGGGCGGCGTCGGCTACGTCTACGAGTACGCCGGCGAGGCCATCGAGTCGCTGGGGATGGAGGGTCGCATGTCGATCTGCAACATGTCGATCGAGGGCGGGGCCCGTGCGGGCTACGTCAACCCCGACGAGACCACCTACGAGTGGCTGCGGGAGACGGACGCGTTCCGCGATGACGAGGAACGATTCGAGAAGTTGAAACCCTACTGGGAGTCGGTTCGCAGCGACGAGGACGCCGAGTACGACGACGTCGTCACGATCGACGGCAGCGAGATCGAACCCACCGTCACGTGGGGAACCACGCCCGGTCAGGGGATCGGGATTACCGAACCGATCCCCCATCCCGAGGAGTTGCCCGCGGACAAGCAGGACACCGCCCGGCGCGCGCAGGAACACATGCGCGTTTCACCCGGCGAGACGATGGCGGGCTACGGGATCGACGTGGCCTTTCTGGGATCGTGTACGAACGCCCGACTGCCCGACCTCCGGGCGGCCGCGGAGATCGTACGGGGGCGAGCGGTCGACCCAGACGTGCGCGGGCTCGTCGTGCCCGGCAGCCAGCGCGTCCAGCAGGCGGCCGAGGAGGAGGGGGTCGCGGACGTCTTCCGCGAGGCCGGATTCGAGTGGCGAAACGCCGGCTGTTCGATGTGTCTCGGGATGAACGAGGATCAGTTAGAGGGCGATCAGGCCTCGGCGTCGTCGTCGAACCGGAACTTCGTCGGTCGCCAAGGATCGAAGGACGGTCGGACGGTGCTGATGAGCCCCGAGATGGTCGCGGCCGCCGCGATCACCGGGGAAGTCACCGACGTGCGGGAACTGGAGGAGGTGGTCTCGGCATGA
- a CDS encoding transposase gives MEVRRTAPVKLIVPDERLDDLHESARQFLHCANRAAEFCWNDESYTNCVTANTTARDALYKDLRAETDLTANLVQEAIRRAVQATKGCVERWKQGKRVSQPEFTSWSMVYDKRSATFYRDRVSLSTVNGRVECDFELPADSPTPYERYVLSEEYEFRASTLQYDMATDEFYFHITTRKYDNDESGVSEDTEHQKQTVLGIDLGVNSLAVASTGTFWQGDEYDHWCGEFEKRRGEMQQRGTQAAHNALLRLGKREEAWRKQYIHTVANEIVSEAVERDCNVIVFEDLTDIRERLPQAKWHHVWAFRRLFEYVSYKAPERGVTVEQVEPNHTSQRCSRTDCGFTHENNRHGEHFKCQKCGYEVNADYNGAKNIGLRYARKRHHRLRSSPTSGGGDAPVNVRLNGGMLNGKSHRSIAGD, from the coding sequence ATGGAGGTGCGTCGAACCGCGCCGGTCAAACTCATCGTCCCCGATGAGCGCCTCGACGACCTCCACGAATCCGCCCGACAGTTCCTTCACTGCGCGAACCGTGCCGCCGAGTTCTGTTGGAACGACGAATCCTACACGAACTGCGTTACGGCGAATACGACCGCACGGGACGCGCTCTACAAGGACCTCCGGGCGGAAACCGACCTCACCGCAAACCTCGTTCAAGAGGCCATCCGACGCGCCGTGCAAGCGACGAAAGGGTGCGTCGAACGGTGGAAACAGGGCAAGCGTGTGAGCCAGCCGGAGTTCACATCATGGAGCATGGTCTACGACAAGCGGAGCGCGACCTTCTACCGCGACCGTGTGTCCCTCTCGACCGTCAACGGGCGCGTTGAGTGCGACTTCGAACTTCCGGCGGATAGCCCAACTCCCTACGAACGGTACGTTCTCTCGGAGGAGTACGAGTTCCGGGCGAGTACACTACAATACGACATGGCGACTGACGAGTTCTACTTTCACATCACGACGCGAAAGTACGACAACGACGAATCCGGGGTTTCGGAAGATACCGAGCACCAAAAACAAACAGTCCTCGGTATCGACCTCGGCGTCAACAGCCTCGCAGTGGCTTCGACCGGAACGTTCTGGCAGGGCGACGAGTACGACCACTGGTGTGGCGAGTTCGAGAAGCGACGGGGAGAGATGCAACAGCGCGGGACGCAAGCCGCGCACAACGCGCTCCTTCGCCTCGGAAAGCGAGAAGAAGCGTGGCGAAAGCAGTACATCCACACGGTCGCCAACGAGATCGTCTCGGAAGCCGTCGAACGCGACTGCAACGTTATCGTGTTCGAGGACTTGACCGACATTCGTGAGCGACTTCCACAGGCGAAGTGGCACCACGTATGGGCGTTCCGACGCCTGTTCGAGTACGTCTCCTACAAAGCGCCCGAGAGAGGCGTCACCGTCGAACAAGTTGAGCCGAACCATACGTCCCAACGCTGTTCTCGGACGGACTGTGGGTTCACTCACGAGAACAACCGCCACGGAGAACACTTCAAGTGCCAAAAGTGTGGGTACGAAGTGAACGCGGACTACAACGGTGCGAAGAACATCGGGCTACGGTACGCCCGGAAGCGGCACCACAGACTCCGTTCCTCGCCCACGTCGGGGGGCGGAGACGCACCAGTAAACGTGCGTTTGAATGGTGGGATGTTGAACGGCAAGAGTCACCGGTCTATTGCCGGGGACTGA
- the leuD gene encoding 3-isopropylmalate dehydratase small subunit, with protein sequence MSEDAPVETIESVSGTGIPVRGNDIDTDQIIPARFMKVVTFDGLGEFAFFDQRFTGEDDEKEHPFNEEQYQEANVLVVNANFGCGSSREHAPQALQRWGIDAIVGESFAEIFAGNCLALGIPTVTASTEEIGALQAYVEENPDAEITVDVEREIVTYGSGDEEKAIDADVADAQHKALVEGVWDTTALMKANEAAVRETADSLPYMSDD encoded by the coding sequence ATGAGCGAGGACGCGCCGGTCGAGACGATCGAATCGGTCTCGGGGACCGGCATCCCGGTCCGCGGCAACGACATCGACACCGACCAGATCATCCCCGCACGGTTCATGAAGGTCGTCACCTTCGACGGGCTGGGCGAGTTCGCCTTCTTCGACCAGCGATTCACCGGCGAGGACGACGAGAAAGAGCACCCATTCAACGAGGAGCAGTATCAGGAGGCGAACGTGCTGGTCGTCAACGCCAACTTCGGCTGCGGTTCCTCGCGCGAGCACGCCCCGCAGGCGCTCCAGCGCTGGGGGATCGACGCCATCGTCGGCGAGTCCTTCGCGGAGATCTTCGCGGGCAACTGCCTCGCGCTCGGCATTCCCACGGTGACCGCGAGCACCGAGGAGATCGGCGCGCTGCAGGCGTACGTCGAGGAGAACCCCGACGCCGAGATCACCGTCGACGTCGAGCGAGAGATCGTCACGTACGGCTCGGGCGACGAGGAGAAGGCCATCGACGCCGACGTCGCGGACGCCCAGCACAAGGCGCTCGTCGAGGGCGTCTGGGACACCACGGCGCTCATGAAGGCAAACGAGGCCGCCGTGCGCGAGACCGCCGACTCCCTGCCGTACATGAGCGATGACTGA
- a CDS encoding multicopper oxidase domain-containing protein — MRHEPSTVRQHDGENGEQSFDRPATTRREFMIGAGAAATTLSGAAKNFDLDEMVPETPDEGGKVRHFDVHAISVDIVYNAFGQHQPNGVIYVLEENLEAARRASGCAPGGDVDTSVLEPLVIRANEGDVVEIDFHNHLDCRASIHQYGLPYEVDESDGLAVGFNEDTTVAPGESITYRWYANHQGTHFFGDGASPAMLSDPEEEFDDNNLQSRGLFGALSVESPGATWTDPKTGEELPSGVKADIHEPDGVSHREFVVCYHDAIDVVNADGSDPVWPGTDTPQSIHGINYRAATTSARLGGQQEMEEEETFYSSWVHGDPGGGDLVFPCYTGDPVKMCVVGAQHEENHVHHLHGHRWKGITGESESDTIDSQTIGPTASFEARLTVAHGPGSLSPDLGSDEAFEVGAGDDEHTGDYLFHCHMFPHYGEGMNGMMRVLDKERGDLQLLENNDPPLDANSEIEGFPDFIPGEDGELPPKPPGSQEREAEEPDEAAALGDVVPGAPYHDPCDPEGIDPEVLGETREYTIVALPANVVYNDAGDHDPEGKVYVLEEDAEAVRNGEMNPEPLVIRANVGDCVEVTMKNELELGKSVHPHFVRFDPLASDSAIVGYNYDQGTDTGETMQYRWFANEEGTIFFHDHITGIPEAQSGTFAAIVIEPEDSTWHDPHTGEEIRSGTQAIIDPGDGDPFREFALLYHDFAPLKDCDGEFINQQMEHNQNAGSGAINYRTAPYFRRNHDDPAYLHSSRLHGDPPTPTLEAYTGDPVRIRLLQGPYEEQHNFTIHGVRGQPDGLQRAETTSQIIGPSEAFTFELTMEDTLIDPLHEQPNPDGLPIWDHVYGSEMVQDLWEGMWGLFRLFGAEVDHLQALPDRDAPSGRISTEELREMGHPAPFSDFDWTEFGQKAKLLYGENDDRRFVPDKDERRNDSVGERPPEAVDPGNPCPEGTPTQTYDVTAIQTEIEYNDYGDHDPHGIVYVLDDEVEAVQNGENPEPLVIRANAGDCVEINLTNALGDLDDDHAHPTFDIEPDADWERSKRISLTPQNLLFDDQGSSGMAAGFNFDSTVAPGETRTYRWFADPAPMPTTATEDGETNGPEPRSIGTGVLSDFADVRSNRHHGAFGNLIVEPEGSEWLDPETGEPVENGTQAMITGHDGEDFREFALLFTEGMYIVNDDGSCPIPRVGLGEDVDLEEVMDAPCNQIGEQEDQGFQGINYRSEPFARRFANDERQYKVYSSEVHGDPNTPLLRAYADDPVTLRVSQPADRANGISFHCAGHQWRRNNVPEARLVGTQDDISTGAARELVLDGGANGAGDYVYQERKTKYYLEGGLWGIMRVRNDADGFDRAPLALPDREREMHGRGKADGKKEESTNRDDSKDSTGGLEWIEPEG; from the coding sequence ATGAGACACGAGCCATCGACCGTCCGTCAACACGACGGCGAGAACGGAGAACAGTCGTTCGACCGGCCGGCCACCACGCGGCGGGAGTTCATGATCGGTGCCGGCGCTGCGGCCACGACGCTGAGCGGCGCTGCCAAGAATTTTGACCTCGATGAGATGGTCCCGGAGACGCCCGACGAGGGCGGCAAAGTGCGCCACTTCGACGTCCACGCGATCAGCGTCGACATCGTCTACAACGCGTTCGGCCAACACCAGCCCAACGGCGTGATCTACGTCCTCGAGGAGAACCTCGAGGCCGCCCGCCGGGCCTCGGGCTGTGCGCCCGGCGGCGACGTCGACACCTCGGTGCTCGAACCGCTCGTGATCCGCGCGAACGAGGGCGACGTCGTCGAGATCGACTTCCACAACCACCTCGACTGCCGGGCCTCGATCCACCAGTACGGCCTCCCCTACGAGGTCGACGAGAGCGACGGCCTCGCGGTCGGGTTCAACGAGGACACGACCGTCGCGCCGGGCGAGTCGATCACGTACCGCTGGTACGCGAACCACCAGGGAACGCACTTCTTCGGCGACGGCGCCAGCCCCGCGATGCTGAGCGACCCCGAGGAGGAGTTCGACGACAACAACCTCCAGTCGCGCGGCCTCTTCGGCGCGCTCTCGGTCGAGTCGCCCGGGGCCACGTGGACCGACCCGAAGACCGGCGAGGAACTGCCGAGCGGGGTCAAAGCCGACATCCACGAGCCCGACGGGGTGAGCCACCGCGAGTTCGTCGTCTGCTATCACGACGCGATCGACGTCGTCAACGCCGACGGCAGCGACCCCGTCTGGCCCGGCACCGACACGCCACAGAGCATTCACGGCATCAACTACCGCGCGGCGACGACGAGCGCGCGGCTCGGCGGTCAGCAGGAGATGGAGGAAGAGGAGACGTTCTACAGCTCGTGGGTCCACGGCGACCCCGGCGGCGGCGACCTCGTCTTCCCCTGCTATACGGGCGATCCCGTCAAGATGTGCGTCGTCGGCGCCCAACACGAGGAGAACCACGTTCACCACCTGCACGGCCACCGCTGGAAGGGCATTACCGGCGAATCGGAGTCGGACACCATCGACTCCCAGACGATCGGCCCGACCGCGAGCTTCGAGGCCCGCCTGACCGTCGCTCACGGCCCGGGTTCGCTCTCGCCCGACCTGGGGTCCGACGAGGCCTTCGAGGTCGGCGCGGGCGACGACGAGCACACGGGCGACTACCTGTTCCACTGCCACATGTTCCCCCACTACGGCGAGGGGATGAACGGGATGATGCGCGTGCTCGACAAGGAACGCGGTGACCTCCAACTGTTGGAGAACAACGACCCGCCGCTCGACGCGAACTCCGAGATCGAGGGCTTCCCGGACTTCATCCCCGGCGAGGACGGCGAACTCCCGCCCAAACCGCCGGGATCCCAAGAGCGCGAAGCGGAGGAGCCCGACGAGGCGGCGGCGCTCGGCGACGTCGTCCCCGGCGCGCCGTACCACGACCCCTGCGATCCGGAGGGGATCGACCCCGAGGTGCTCGGCGAGACCCGCGAGTACACGATCGTCGCGCTGCCGGCGAACGTCGTCTACAACGACGCGGGCGACCACGATCCCGAGGGGAAGGTCTACGTCCTCGAGGAGGACGCCGAGGCGGTGCGCAACGGCGAGATGAACCCCGAGCCGCTGGTGATCCGCGCGAACGTCGGCGACTGCGTCGAGGTCACGATGAAGAACGAACTCGAACTCGGCAAATCGGTCCACCCCCACTTCGTCAGGTTCGATCCGCTCGCGTCGGACTCGGCGATCGTCGGGTACAACTACGACCAAGGGACCGACACGGGCGAGACGATGCAGTACCGCTGGTTCGCCAACGAGGAGGGGACGATCTTCTTCCACGATCACATCACCGGCATTCCGGAGGCCCAGAGCGGCACGTTCGCGGCGATCGTCATCGAGCCCGAGGACTCGACGTGGCACGACCCCCACACGGGCGAGGAGATCCGGAGCGGGACCCAGGCGATCATCGACCCCGGCGACGGGGACCCCTTCCGCGAGTTCGCGCTGCTCTACCACGACTTCGCGCCGCTGAAGGACTGCGACGGCGAGTTCATCAACCAGCAGATGGAGCACAACCAGAACGCGGGTTCGGGCGCGATCAACTACCGCACCGCGCCGTACTTCCGGCGCAACCACGACGATCCCGCCTACCTCCACAGCTCGCGGCTCCACGGCGACCCGCCGACGCCCACCCTCGAGGCCTACACGGGCGACCCGGTCCGGATCCGGTTGCTCCAGGGCCCCTACGAGGAGCAGCACAACTTCACGATCCACGGCGTCCGGGGCCAGCCCGACGGCCTCCAGCGCGCGGAGACGACCTCCCAGATCATCGGTCCCTCCGAGGCCTTTACCTTCGAACTCACGATGGAGGATACGCTGATCGACCCGCTGCACGAACAGCCGAATCCGGACGGGCTGCCGATCTGGGACCACGTCTACGGCTCGGAGATGGTGCAGGACCTCTGGGAGGGGATGTGGGGGCTCTTCCGGCTGTTCGGCGCCGAGGTCGACCACCTCCAGGCGCTACCCGACCGCGACGCCCCCAGCGGAAGGATCAGCACCGAGGAGCTCCGCGAGATGGGCCACCCCGCCCCGTTCAGCGACTTCGACTGGACGGAGTTCGGTCAGAAGGCGAAGTTACTCTACGGCGAGAACGACGACCGCCGGTTCGTCCCCGACAAGGACGAACGCCGGAACGACAGCGTCGGCGAGCGCCCGCCCGAGGCGGTCGATCCCGGCAACCCCTGTCCCGAGGGGACGCCGACCCAGACGTACGACGTCACCGCGATCCAGACGGAGATCGAGTACAACGACTACGGCGATCACGACCCCCACGGGATCGTCTACGTGCTCGACGACGAGGTCGAGGCGGTTCAGAACGGGGAGAACCCCGAACCGCTCGTGATCCGGGCGAACGCCGGCGACTGCGTCGAGATCAACCTCACCAACGCGCTGGGCGACCTCGACGACGACCACGCCCACCCGACGTTCGACATCGAGCCGGACGCCGACTGGGAGCGCTCGAAGCGGATCTCGCTGACGCCCCAGAACCTGCTGTTCGACGACCAGGGATCGTCCGGCATGGCGGCCGGATTCAACTTCGACTCGACGGTCGCGCCGGGCGAGACGCGCACCTACCGCTGGTTCGCGGACCCGGCGCCGATGCCGACCACCGCCACCGAGGACGGGGAGACCAACGGGCCCGAGCCCCGGTCGATCGGGACGGGCGTCCTCTCGGACTTCGCGGACGTGCGCAGCAATCGCCACCACGGTGCCTTTGGCAACCTGATCGTCGAGCCCGAGGGCTCGGAGTGGCTCGACCCTGAGACGGGCGAGCCCGTCGAGAACGGCACGCAGGCGATGATCACGGGTCACGACGGCGAGGACTTCCGCGAGTTCGCCTTACTGTTCACCGAGGGGATGTACATCGTCAACGACGACGGGAGCTGTCCGATCCCGCGGGTCGGACTCGGGGAAGACGTCGACCTCGAGGAGGTCATGGATGCCCCCTGCAACCAGATCGGCGAGCAGGAGGACCAGGGGTTCCAGGGGATCAACTACCGCTCGGAACCGTTTGCCCGTCGGTTCGCGAACGACGAGCGCCAGTACAAGGTCTACAGCTCCGAGGTCCACGGCGATCCGAACACGCCGCTCCTCCGGGCCTACGCGGACGACCCGGTGACGCTGCGCGTGAGCCAGCCTGCGGATCGGGCCAACGGGATCTCGTTCCACTGCGCCGGTCACCAGTGGCGGCGGAACAACGTTCCGGAGGCGCGGCTGGTCGGCACGCAGGACGACATCTCGACGGGCGCGGCCCGCGAACTCGTGCTCGACGGCGGTGCCAACGGTGCCGGCGACTACGTCTACCAGGAGCGAAAGACCAAGTACTACCTCGAGGGCGGCCTCTGGGGGATCATGCGCGTCCGAAACGACGCCGACGGGTTCGACCGAGCGCCCCTCGCGCTCCCCGACCGCGAGCGCGAGATGCACGGGCGAGGCAAAGCCGACGGGAAGAAGGAGGAATCGACCAACCGTGACGACTCGAAGGACTCGACGGGCGGTCTGGAGTGGATCGAACCGGAAGGCTAG
- a CDS encoding isocitrate/isopropylmalate dehydrogenase family protein, which translates to MTEEIAVIPGDGIGKEVTPAALEVLETVGEFEFVEAEAGDRVKEETGEALPAETYELVASADATLFGAAGESAADVILPLREAVGSFVNVRPARAYPGVDALRPETDLVFLRENTEGVYSGHENRLNEDLSTLTRVVTSSASERLAEFACEYVSDGEHDGFTVAHKANVMRETDGRFREDVLRVADERGVDADEVLMDAFATHVCLDPEQFEVIVCPNLAGDVLSDLAAGLVGGLGLLPSANIGTENALFEPVHGTAPDIAGEGVANPTAAILSAAMLLDHLGYDEESTRVEEAVTGVLEAGPRTADLGGEASTEDVTSAVVERL; encoded by the coding sequence ATGACTGAGGAGATCGCCGTCATCCCCGGCGACGGGATCGGAAAGGAGGTGACGCCGGCGGCCCTCGAGGTCCTCGAAACGGTCGGCGAGTTCGAGTTCGTCGAGGCCGAAGCGGGCGACCGTGTGAAGGAGGAGACCGGCGAGGCCCTGCCCGCCGAGACCTACGAGTTGGTCGCGAGCGCGGACGCGACGTTGTTCGGGGCCGCGGGCGAGAGCGCAGCGGACGTGATCCTTCCTCTCAGGGAAGCGGTCGGCTCGTTCGTCAACGTCCGGCCCGCCCGCGCCTATCCCGGCGTGGACGCGCTGCGCCCCGAAACCGACCTCGTCTTCCTGCGGGAGAACACCGAGGGCGTCTACTCGGGCCACGAGAACAGGTTGAACGAGGACCTCTCGACGCTGACCCGCGTGGTGACGAGTTCGGCCTCCGAACGTCTCGCCGAGTTCGCCTGCGAGTACGTTTCTGACGGTGAACACGACGGCTTCACCGTCGCCCACAAGGCCAACGTGATGCGCGAGACGGACGGACGCTTTCGCGAGGACGTACTGCGGGTCGCCGACGAACGCGGCGTCGACGCCGACGAAGTGCTGATGGACGCCTTCGCGACCCACGTCTGTCTCGACCCTGAACAGTTCGAGGTGATCGTCTGTCCGAACCTCGCGGGCGACGTGCTGTCCGATTTGGCCGCCGGCCTCGTCGGCGGGCTCGGCCTGCTGCCCAGCGCGAACATAGGTACGGAAAACGCGCTGTTCGAACCGGTTCACGGCACCGCCCCGGACATCGCGGGCGAGGGGGTCGCCAACCCGACCGCGGCGATCCTCTCGGCGGCGATGCTGCTCGACCATCTGGGCTACGACGAGGAGAGTACACGGGTCGAGGAGGCGGTGACGGGCGTGCTCGAAGCGGGTCCCAGAACCGCCGATCTCGGTGGCGAGGCGAGCACGGAGGACGTCACGAGCGCGGTCGTCGAGCGGCTCTGA
- a CDS encoding lamin tail domain-containing protein — MTQHSTGKTTRGIATRRTVLKTGLAVSAAAVGVSATGIGAAQSELDLSLDVDAEAELVTITNNGDSEADLSGYQVNFEAGEDSNVDQIRTIADGAVIGAGESATLATGAGESGDFSLTEPYDGEVLNNDGSDVVAILTPGGDEVARSDGASSGGSDSGGNESGTDDGDSDSNDGGGDEAPDEDSSTGDEESTGDDGDEQSGDGDGSRTSDTESAGGDECPDETDADGDGVVASEDADDDCAKIQ; from the coding sequence ATGACACAACACTCTACAGGCAAAACAACGAGGGGGATCGCGACACGGCGGACGGTTCTGAAGACCGGGCTGGCGGTCTCCGCGGCGGCAGTTGGCGTTTCAGCAACAGGTATCGGGGCGGCCCAATCGGAGCTCGACCTCTCACTCGACGTGGATGCGGAGGCCGAGTTGGTGACGATCACCAACAACGGCGACTCGGAGGCCGACCTGAGCGGGTATCAGGTCAACTTCGAGGCGGGCGAGGACAGCAACGTGGATCAGATCCGCACGATCGCGGACGGCGCCGTCATCGGGGCGGGCGAGTCCGCAACGCTCGCGACGGGCGCCGGCGAGTCCGGCGACTTCTCGCTGACCGAGCCCTACGACGGGGAGGTGCTGAACAACGACGGATCCGACGTGGTGGCGATCCTGACGCCCGGGGGCGACGAAGTGGCCCGCTCGGATGGCGCCAGTAGCGGGGGCTCCGATTCGGGAGGGAACGAGTCGGGCACGGATGATGGGGACTCTGATTCGAATGACGGGGGCGGCGACGAGGCGCCCGATGAGGACTCGTCTACAGGCGATGAGGAGTCCACAGGGGATGATGGAGATGAGCAGTCCGGTGACGGCGATGGGAGTCGCACCAGCGACACTGAGTCGGCTGGTGGAGACGAGTGCCCCGATGAGACGGATGCTGACGGCGACGGCGTGGTTGCAAGCGAGGATGCTGACGATGACTGCGCGAAGATCCAGTAG